One Panicum virgatum strain AP13 chromosome 9K, P.virgatum_v5, whole genome shotgun sequence genomic region harbors:
- the LOC120646670 gene encoding filament-like plant protein 4, producing the protein MDRRSWPWKKKSSDKSSNGDALQNSNQEQEDKAPKFVQVSPETYSHLTESEGKVKVLEENVKVLNEQLSAAQSEITTKDALVKQHAKVAEEAVSGWEKAEAEASALKLQLETVTLSKLAAEEKAAHLDGALKECMKQVRTVKEEGEQKLHDVVFAKTKQWEKIKAEFEAKLVEFEQELIRAGAENDALTRSLQERAELLMKIDEEKAQAEAEIEVLKSTIQLCEREINSLKYELHVVSKELEIRNEEKNMSVRSADVATKQHQEDVKKISKLEAECQRLRGLVRKKLPGPAALAQMKMEVESLGREHGDHRVRRSPAKNSSFHRPMSPMSPVPDYAIENLQHMQRENEFLTARLLTMEEETKMLKEALTKRSSELQSSRSMYAKTAGKLRSLEVQMLTGNQRKSPTPNMDIHFDGALSQNGSNPPSMTSMSEDGVDDEGSCTESWANALVSELSHFKKEKAAKSSATEDSNRLELMDDFLEMERLACLSSEANGNGSTIDKMKIDEVGATLAGITEGDGFKDLQSASPMSETPSSKQQLSEKSSLLKLQSRISSLLDSESTENNAGKMIDSIRNILKDIEDEADSINANGTHHLDGTLSSGSKCAMDQELKTAILRIQDFVKLLDQELSKFQGQSSDYDGLFEKTQHFSALIDKVLSNDSGLNDFVMALSVILSKTSQIKFTMSRDNSNEAESNNLDCVDKVTLLENKVQPEPVKDSVSDLCTLLPRSSSDPEFEGPADAGFDAKTALKICSPEEYEQLKSEKTNLEVELVQCNDIIEETKVRLSDMEKNLEDLTAKLADSEKSNSLSETQLKCMAESYKSLESRKVELENEIEVLRSNIDTLTAELTDERQSHREDLAKYKDLEEKMERYELERSSMFVDEDPDTNSKQEKEIEAAAEKLAECQETILILGRQLQAMRPSAESLGSSPNRQRMEDFLQDAVGTTAGESSQKPAGQPDTDQEILGAGNESPVNRFKTHMTPSDADGSPFPSPKNSKRPKHRSRSSSSSFANHQLPEKQSRGFSRFFTKGKE; encoded by the exons ATGGATCGACGCAGCTGgccttggaagaagaaatcatCTGATAAATCATCAAACGGAGATGCGTTGCAGAATTCCAATCAAGAACAG GAAGATAAAGCTCCAAAATTTGTGCAAGTTTCACCGGAAACATATTCACATCTTACAGAGTCAGAGGGGAAAGTAAAAGTTTTAGAAGAAAATGTGAAGGTCTTGAATGAACAACTCTCTGCGGCACAATCTGAGATCACAACTAAAGATGCACTAGTGAAACAGCATGCAAAAGTTGCCGAAGAAGCTGTATCTG GTTGGGAGAAAGCTGAAGCAGAGGCCTCCGCACTGAAGCTTCAGCTAGAAACTGTTACACTGTCTAAGCTCGCAGCTGAAGAAAAAGCTGCCCATCTGGATGGTGCTTTGAAAGAATGCATGAAGCAAGTAAGAACTGTTAAGGAAGAAGGTGAGCAGAAACTACATGATGTAGTCTTTGCAAAAACCAAACAGTGGGAGAAGATAAAGGCAGAGTTCGAAGCAAAATTAGTTGAATTTGAACAGGAACTCATAAGGGCTGGTGCTGAGAATGATGCACTCACAAGATCACTCCAAGAACGGGCAGAATTGCTGATGAAAATTGATGAGGAAAAAGCTCAAGCAGAAGCTGAGATTGAAGTCTTGAAAAGCACAATCCAATTGTGCGAAAGGGAGATAAATTCCCTCAAATATGAACTGCATGTTGTCTCCAAAGAGCTTGAAATCCGCAATGAAGAAAAGAACATGAGCGTGCGCTCAGCTGATGTAGCAACTAAACAGCATCAGGAAGATGTCAAGAAAATATCAAAACTTGAAGCTGAATGCCAAAGATTACGTGGCCTTGTTCGGAAGAAGTTACCTGGTCCGGCTGCACTAGCTCAAATGAAAATGGAGGTGGAGAGCTTGGGCAGAGAACATGGAGACCACAGAGTACGACGATCCCCTGCAAAGAATTCTAGTTTCCATCGTCCTATGTCTCCTATGTCTCCTGTTCCTGATTATGCCATAGAGAACTTACAACACATGCAGAGAGAGAATGAGTTTCTAACAGCTCGTCTATTAACAATGGAAGAAGAAACCAAGATGCTAAAAGAGGCACTGACAAAGAGAAGCAGCGAGCTACAGTCGTCAAGAAGCATGTATGCTAAAACAGCAGGCAAGCTCCGAAGCTTGGAGGTTCAAATGTTGACTGGAAACCAACGTAAGAGTCCAACTCCAAACATGGATATTCACTTTGATGGTGCACTGAGCCAAAATGGAAGTAACCCACCTAGCATGACCTCAATGTCTGAAGATGGTGTTGATGATGAAGGAAGTTGCACGGAATCTTGGGCCAATGCTCTAGTATCTGAGCTCTCTCACTTCAAGAAAGAGAAAGCAGCCAAGAGCAGTGCGACAGAAGACTCCAATAGGTTGGAACTCATGGATGACTTCTTAGAAATGGAAAGATTAGCATGTTTGTCTTCTGAGGCTAATGGCAATGGCAGTACCATCGACAAAATGAAGATAGATGAAGTTGGGGCTACTTTGGCTGGTATTACTGAAGGAGACGGTTTTAAAGATTTGCAGTCAGCTTCACCAATGTCAGAAACCCCATCTAGTAAACAGCAGCTATCTGAGAAATCTTCACTTTTGAAATTGCAGTCAAGAATATCTTCCTTACTGGATTCTGAATCAACAGAGAACAATGCAGGAAAAATGATTGATAGCATTAGAAATATTTTGAAGGATATTGAAGATGAGGCAGATTCGATAAATGCAAATGGGACTCATCACTTGGATGGGACCTTAAGTTCAGGTAGCAAATGTGCCATGGATCAAGAACTAAAGACTGCCATATTGAGGATTCAAGACTTTGTCAAGTTACTTGATCAAGAACTCTCCAAGTTCCAAGGCCAGTCATCTGATTATGATGGGCTATTTGAAAAAACACAACACTTCTCTGCATTAATTGACAAAGTTTTGTCAAATGATAGCGGCCTAAATGACTTTGTCATGGCACTATCTGTTATCTTGTCAAAAACTAGTCAGATTAAGTTCACAATGTCGAGAGACAACAGCAATGAAGCAGAAAGTAATAACTTAGATTGTGTTGACAAAGTGACTCTTCTTGAAAATAAGGTTCAGCCTGAGCCAGTAAAAGACAGTGTTTCTGATCTCTGTACACTATTGCCTCGTTCATCTTCTGATCCTGAGTTTGAGGGGCCTGCTGATGCTGGATTTGATGCTAAGACTGCTCTGAAGATATGCTCACCAGAGGAATATGAACAACTTAAATCTGAGAAGACCAATCTGGAGGTAGAACTAGTGCAGTGCAATGACATAATAGAAGAAACAAAGGTTAGATTAAGTGATATGGAGAAAAACTTGGAAGACCTCACAGCCAAGTTGGCTGACAGTGAGAaatcaaatagtttgagtgagACACAGTTGAAGTGTATGGCTGAATCCTACAAGTCACTTGAATCGAGAAAAGTTGAATTAGAGAATGAGATAGAAGTATTGCGGTCCAACATAGATACTTTGACAGCTGAACTGACCGATGAAAGACAAAGTCATCGGGAGGACTTAGCCAAATACAAAGACCTCGAGGAGAAGATGGAAAG GTATGAGTTGGAGAGGAGTTCAATGTTTGTAGATGAGGATCCGGATACCAATTCAAAGCAG GAGAAAGAGATAGAGGCTGCAGCGGAGAAGCTTGCAGAGTGTCAGGAAACAATACTGATTCTCGGCCGTCAGCTGCAAGCTATGCGTCCTTCAGCTGAGTCTTTAGGTTCTTCACCTAACCGGCAACGTATGGAAGACTTTCTGCAGGATGCTGTAGGAACAACCGCAGGAGAGTCTTCCCAGAAGCCGGCAGGCCAACCTGATACAGACCAGGAAATTCTTGGGGCAGGAAATGAGTCTCCCGTCAATAGATTCAAGACGCACATGACCCCTTCTGACGCTGACGGGAGCCCTTTCCCTTCTCCGAAGAACTCCAAGCGTCCGAAGCATCGTTCGAgatcgtcatcttcttcattcgCTAACCACCAGTTGCCAGAGAAACAGAGCCGCGGATTCAGTCGTTTCTTCACAAAGGGCAAAGAGTAA